A window of the Gemmatirosa kalamazoonensis genome harbors these coding sequences:
- a CDS encoding O-antigen ligase family protein has translation MHTTLPPVGSTGDGWSTPPAVPARRLFGGRRRPAPAAGGRASRARWVVAAVAVASALALLATDNPAAAAGPAVLAMVAYALWTLPLRYVVFTLLVPTAVAFTPPRSVTEQYEIQASGILYEHFLKPLEELLNGYLSRVTGVGALAISGTEMLYVVLIGLAALRALRGQRIDTEGWAPSVRILLVSGIASLVVLAVLEVSGVLRGGDARSSLFQIRHLALMPLQLALFTYAFRDRRDFVIAALLVTAGACLKIFFGSYFLLHDAWPRGIEPEAMTDHEDSVLYVVVMFMWCAAWIHRPRRRLVLPTLAIVAWTFTGIVLNDRRIAYVSVAASFGLLYVLLRGPIKRRMTRGAVAMLPLLAAYLVIAKSHEGGIFKPGHEFMSVSDVNDPSNMWREMENFNLLATLKVNPVIGSGWGHEYLEIVKAADISVYMPQYRLTAHNSLLWLLGVSGIVGFTFIWMPIPIGVFLAARSYRNARDPVDRTIAVTVLAVIVSYINLAWGDMGTQASYATTLLALALAASGKLARATGAWPASARLLGAQHVARRAPADDRLTAGAPASAGEPPL, from the coding sequence ATGCACACGACGCTGCCGCCTGTCGGTTCGACGGGCGATGGCTGGTCGACCCCGCCCGCCGTCCCCGCCCGTCGGCTGTTCGGCGGCCGCCGGCGCCCGGCACCCGCGGCGGGCGGGCGCGCGTCGCGGGCTCGTTGGGTCGTGGCCGCCGTGGCGGTGGCATCCGCGCTCGCCCTGCTCGCCACCGACAACCCGGCGGCGGCGGCCGGCCCCGCCGTGCTGGCCATGGTCGCGTACGCGCTGTGGACGCTCCCGCTGCGGTACGTCGTGTTCACGCTGCTGGTGCCCACGGCGGTGGCCTTCACGCCGCCTCGAAGCGTCACCGAGCAATACGAGATCCAAGCGAGCGGCATCCTGTACGAGCATTTCCTGAAGCCGCTCGAAGAGCTGTTGAATGGATACCTCAGTCGCGTCACGGGCGTCGGCGCGCTCGCGATCAGCGGCACCGAGATGCTCTACGTGGTGCTCATCGGCCTGGCGGCGCTGCGTGCGCTGCGCGGTCAGCGGATCGACACGGAAGGGTGGGCGCCGAGCGTGCGCATTCTGCTCGTGTCCGGGATCGCATCGCTCGTGGTCCTCGCGGTGCTCGAGGTGTCCGGGGTGTTGCGCGGAGGCGACGCGCGCTCGTCGCTGTTCCAGATCCGCCACCTCGCGCTGATGCCCCTGCAACTGGCGCTGTTCACGTACGCATTCCGCGACCGGCGCGACTTCGTGATCGCGGCGCTGCTCGTGACGGCGGGCGCGTGCCTGAAGATCTTCTTCGGCTCGTACTTCCTCCTCCACGATGCATGGCCGCGCGGCATCGAGCCCGAGGCGATGACCGACCACGAGGACTCGGTGCTGTATGTCGTCGTGATGTTCATGTGGTGTGCGGCGTGGATCCACCGGCCGCGGCGCCGTCTGGTCCTGCCGACGCTCGCCATCGTCGCGTGGACCTTCACCGGCATCGTCCTCAACGACCGGCGTATCGCGTACGTGAGTGTGGCTGCGAGCTTCGGCCTGCTCTATGTGTTGCTGCGCGGGCCGATCAAGCGCCGGATGACGCGCGGGGCCGTCGCGATGCTGCCGCTGCTCGCCGCCTATCTCGTGATCGCCAAGTCGCACGAGGGCGGCATCTTCAAGCCGGGGCACGAGTTCATGTCCGTGAGCGACGTGAACGACCCGTCGAACATGTGGCGCGAGATGGAGAACTTCAATCTGCTCGCGACGCTGAAGGTGAACCCGGTCATTGGGTCGGGGTGGGGACACGAGTACCTCGAGATCGTGAAGGCGGCCGACATCTCCGTCTACATGCCGCAGTACCGCCTCACGGCGCACAACAGTCTGCTCTGGCTGCTCGGCGTCAGCGGCATCGTTGGTTTCACTTTCATATGGATGCCGATTCCCATCGGCGTCTTCCTCGCCGCACGCAGCTATCGAAACGCGCGCGATCCGGTCGATCGCACTATCGCGGTCACGGTGCTCGCTGTCATCGTGTCGTACATCAATCTCGCCTGGGGCGACATGGGCACGCAGGCGAGCTACGCCACCACGCTGCTGGCGCTCGCACTCGCGGCGAGCGGCAAGCTCGCGCGCGCCACTGGCGCGTGGCCGGCCTCCGCGCGGCTGCTCGGTGCCCAGCATGTCGCGCGCCGCGCCCCGGCCGACGACCGCCTAACGGCAGGCGCGCCCGCGTCCGCCGGCGAGCCCCCGCTGTGA
- a CDS encoding acyltransferase, which translates to MSTSRLAGPSAPPAAPVDRDAARAVPGRWARVRQYLAAQREELHPRLALARVLERRIPFGAFNVVRGTLYRLAGFDVAPRVRVAGPLTLWGTGNIYERLSVGTRTFINSPAHIELNAPVRIGAHCALGHHVVIITTNHEMGPSTQRAGDIYHAPVTIGDGVWIGACATILPGVTIGDGAFVGAGAVVTRDVPPNARVAGPRGEVIGIMGEDAPPRRRHDRLRDPASQSPAT; encoded by the coding sequence ATGTCGACCTCGCGGCTGGCCGGGCCATCCGCGCCCCCGGCGGCGCCTGTCGACCGCGACGCTGCGCGCGCGGTGCCCGGCCGGTGGGCCCGCGTGCGGCAGTACCTCGCCGCGCAGCGCGAGGAGCTGCACCCGCGCCTCGCGCTCGCCCGCGTGCTCGAGCGTCGGATCCCGTTCGGCGCGTTCAACGTCGTCCGTGGCACGCTGTACCGCCTCGCGGGCTTCGACGTCGCGCCACGTGTGCGCGTCGCCGGGCCGCTCACGCTCTGGGGCACGGGGAACATCTACGAGCGCCTCTCCGTCGGCACGCGCACGTTCATCAACTCGCCCGCACACATCGAGCTGAACGCGCCGGTCCGCATCGGCGCGCACTGCGCGTTGGGCCACCACGTCGTCATCATCACGACGAACCACGAGATGGGGCCGAGCACCCAGCGCGCGGGCGACATCTATCACGCGCCGGTAACCATCGGCGACGGCGTCTGGATCGGCGCGTGCGCGACGATCCTGCCGGGCGTCACCATCGGCGACGGCGCGTTCGTCGGCGCCGGCGCCGTGGTCACGCGCGACGTGCCGCCTAACGCGCGCGTGGCCGGCCCGCGGGGCGAGGTCATCGGCATCATGGGCGAAGACGCGCCGCCGCGCCGTCGGCACGACCGTCTCCGCGACCCCGCCAGCCAATCTCCGGCGACATGA
- a CDS encoding glycoside hydrolase family 18 protein, with protein MSLRASSAAVRAAATLLLLGAQGCLSDHSSAAVGPEEPSPPGPVSAGERWVTGYYVGYQRELYPETAVDFTNLTHIVVGAAIPTPAGGVETHFFIDDVNGPVMAKALTARAHAAGRKAIVMIGGDGFHDQLASAASTANRARFVANLVQTMNTLGFDGVDVDWEPVDDADKPVVLQFLKDLRAAKPGMVITFPAGWVNTNFGADAWYAQLAPLVDQFNLMTYEMADNWGGWVSWHFAALSGEAGNRPSSIAGTVAAYRRIGVPAAKLGVGVGAYGSCWQGVSTMLQPLDGTRAGVVAGDNDISYAHIVGSYYNATAYRWDSTAHASYLSYATATGPARCTMISYEDPRSVADKAAYVRSQGLGGVMMWTINEQHVPSAASGQQDPLLRAAYGALFP; from the coding sequence GTGTCTCTTCGCGCCTCGTCGGCCGCGGTGCGCGCCGCGGCGACGCTGCTCCTCCTCGGGGCGCAGGGGTGTCTGTCCGACCACTCGTCCGCCGCCGTCGGGCCCGAGGAGCCGTCGCCCCCGGGCCCGGTGTCGGCGGGCGAGCGCTGGGTCACCGGCTACTACGTCGGCTACCAGCGCGAGCTGTACCCGGAGACCGCCGTCGACTTCACGAATCTCACGCACATCGTGGTCGGCGCGGCGATCCCGACGCCCGCGGGCGGCGTGGAGACCCATTTCTTCATCGACGACGTGAACGGGCCGGTGATGGCGAAGGCGCTCACGGCCCGCGCGCACGCGGCGGGCCGCAAGGCCATCGTCATGATCGGCGGCGACGGGTTCCACGACCAGCTCGCGAGCGCGGCGTCGACTGCGAACCGCGCGCGCTTCGTCGCGAACCTCGTGCAGACCATGAACACCCTCGGCTTCGACGGGGTCGACGTCGACTGGGAGCCGGTGGACGACGCGGACAAGCCGGTGGTGCTGCAGTTCCTGAAGGATCTGCGCGCCGCGAAGCCGGGGATGGTGATCACGTTCCCGGCGGGATGGGTGAACACGAACTTCGGCGCCGACGCGTGGTATGCGCAGCTCGCGCCGCTCGTCGACCAGTTCAACCTCATGACGTACGAGATGGCCGACAACTGGGGCGGCTGGGTGAGCTGGCACTTCGCGGCGCTCTCCGGCGAGGCCGGCAACCGCCCGAGCTCCATCGCCGGTACGGTGGCCGCCTATCGGCGCATCGGCGTGCCCGCCGCGAAGCTCGGCGTCGGTGTCGGCGCGTACGGCTCCTGCTGGCAGGGCGTCTCCACCATGCTGCAGCCGCTCGACGGCACCCGCGCGGGGGTCGTCGCCGGAGACAACGACATCTCGTACGCGCACATCGTCGGGAGCTACTACAACGCGACCGCGTATCGGTGGGACAGCACGGCGCACGCGAGCTATCTGAGCTACGCCACGGCGACGGGGCCCGCGCGGTGCACGATGATCTCCTACGAGGACCCCCGCTCGGTGGCCGACAAGGCGGCGTACGTGCGGAGCCAGGGCCTCGGCGGCGTGATGATGTGGACGATCAACGAGCAGCACGTCCCATCGGCGGCGAGCGGGCAGCAGGATCCGCTGCTGCGCGCCGCGTACGGCGCACTCTTCCCGTAG
- a CDS encoding glycoside hydrolase family 44 protein, which translates to MRQQSPSPRRTRRALARRIVPLALVVAAAAIAACRVGDAEERSDGTLRETAADSQPARFAIDASTRFPISRYIYGINGYGAPHDSSAPEWPSGVTLSRFGGNRLTAYNWENNASNAGRDWNYQNDDYLGGGTTPGEAVRVRVDGAAARGAGTIVTVPMIGYVARDMDETSVGTDPTTLHARLAARFVRSLPSKRGTLALAPDVDDSAVYQDEFVYWLTHRAPRVARSDTTPLFFALDNEPDVWGATHEEIMPKVGGKMATLTYDEFIDRTISYARAVKAVAPDALVFGPGTATWTGATTFARYPTPDPKYGRQDFLDVYLDRMRDAERAGGRRLLDVLDLHWYPEIQVDGSKIDDDMATQTPAMVQARLQAPRSLWDSTYDEKSWVSGVRGGPIRLLPLLREKIAAHYPGTKIAISEYFYGRGGDISGGIAQADVLGIFGREGVFAATLWPTANTAAVPYGGNADRAYRYIVGAFRMYRDYDGRGGGFGGVGLAAHTSTPRTTSVYASTDDGDASRVVLVAINKLARPRPAVIEVAGVSGWRTMEVYTLTADAPGPQRAAVVPLDGGSAVPYTMPPLSVSTLVLRR; encoded by the coding sequence ATGCGTCAGCAGTCCCCCTCCCCCCGCCGTACCCGTCGTGCGCTCGCGCGGCGCATCGTCCCCCTCGCCTTGGTCGTCGCCGCCGCCGCGATCGCGGCGTGCCGCGTGGGCGACGCGGAGGAACGGAGCGACGGCACCCTCCGTGAGACCGCCGCCGACTCGCAGCCCGCGCGCTTCGCGATCGACGCGTCGACGCGCTTCCCGATCTCGCGGTACATCTACGGGATCAACGGCTACGGTGCACCACACGACTCCAGCGCGCCGGAGTGGCCGAGTGGTGTGACGCTGAGCCGCTTCGGCGGCAACCGGCTGACCGCGTACAACTGGGAGAACAACGCGAGCAACGCGGGGCGCGACTGGAACTACCAGAACGACGACTACCTCGGCGGCGGCACGACGCCTGGCGAGGCGGTGCGCGTGCGTGTGGACGGCGCGGCGGCACGCGGTGCGGGCACGATCGTCACGGTGCCGATGATCGGCTACGTGGCGCGCGACATGGACGAGACGAGCGTGGGCACCGACCCCACAACGCTACATGCGCGCCTCGCGGCGCGGTTCGTCCGGAGCCTCCCGAGCAAGCGTGGGACGCTCGCGCTCGCGCCCGACGTGGACGACAGCGCGGTGTACCAGGACGAGTTCGTGTACTGGCTCACCCACCGCGCGCCGCGCGTGGCGCGCAGCGATACGACCCCGCTGTTCTTCGCGCTCGACAACGAGCCGGACGTGTGGGGCGCGACGCACGAGGAGATCATGCCGAAGGTCGGCGGCAAGATGGCGACGCTGACGTACGACGAGTTCATCGATCGGACGATCTCGTACGCGCGCGCCGTCAAGGCGGTCGCCCCCGACGCGCTCGTGTTCGGGCCCGGCACCGCGACGTGGACCGGCGCAACGACGTTCGCTCGCTACCCCACCCCGGACCCGAAGTACGGTCGGCAGGACTTCCTCGACGTGTACCTCGACCGCATGCGCGACGCGGAGCGCGCCGGCGGCCGGCGCCTGCTCGACGTGCTCGACCTCCACTGGTATCCCGAGATCCAGGTCGACGGCTCGAAGATCGACGACGACATGGCGACGCAGACGCCCGCCATGGTGCAGGCGCGCCTGCAGGCGCCGCGGTCGCTATGGGACTCGACGTACGACGAGAAGAGCTGGGTGAGCGGCGTGCGGGGCGGGCCGATCCGGCTGCTGCCGCTGCTGCGCGAGAAGATCGCGGCCCACTACCCGGGGACGAAGATCGCCATCTCGGAGTACTTCTACGGCCGCGGGGGCGACATCTCCGGCGGCATCGCGCAGGCCGACGTGTTAGGCATCTTCGGGCGCGAGGGTGTGTTCGCCGCGACGCTCTGGCCGACCGCGAACACGGCGGCGGTGCCGTACGGCGGCAACGCGGACCGCGCCTACCGCTACATCGTGGGCGCGTTCCGGATGTACCGCGACTACGACGGCCGCGGCGGCGGGTTCGGCGGCGTGGGGCTCGCGGCGCACACGTCCACGCCGCGCACGACGTCGGTCTACGCGAGCACCGACGACGGCGACGCGTCGCGTGTGGTGCTGGTCGCGATCAACAAGCTCGCGCGGCCGCGGCCCGCTGTGATCGAGGTCGCCGGCGTCAGCGGCTGGCGCACGATGGAGGTCTACACGTTGACGGCCGACGCGCCCGGCCCACAACGGGCCGCGGTCGTGCCGCTCGACGGCGGCAGCGCGGTGCCCTACACGATGCCGCCGCTGAGCGTGAGCACGCTCGTGCTGCGTCGCTGA
- a CDS encoding glycosyl hydrolase family 18 protein: MPHRAWAGPARAASALLLLLGALACSPDGGPAVTSPRERASLTQGVAASATPGAAFTWTCTAAGLKPRQCAFDGSTSTASATGVAIVSYTWTWGDGRSETKQVPTTKNTWPSTGVYTVTLTVTDAKGLTGSVSKQVPVGVAAPTNQPPTAAISAPANNATFAQGSTVTFTGAGADPEDGVLSGASLVWTSSRDGQLGTGASLTKTTLTVGAHTITLTATDSKGATATATRSITITAAPPPPPPPSGRWMTGYYAGYQQAEYPVANVDFSYITHLIVAAAQPNFSGGLDTHFYVDPVNGPIMAKALTTRAHAAGRKAIMMIGGDGWHAQLVSATSSANRTKFITNLVAAMNALGFDGVDVDWEPIDAADKPRVLQLLRDIRAAKPNAIITFPVGWLNTNFPGDADPWYAQVAPLVDQMNVMSYEMADNWGGWVSWHSSALFGSAGNRPSSVSSTIAMYHGLGIPLSKLGAGIGAYGSCWQGVSTMLTNIDNTPATVVASDNDMSFTNIMTLYYKASAYRWDATAQVGYLSFSSPTGPDRCTMVSYDDPQSVAAKGAYVKSQGVGGAMMWTINQQYLPNAAAGQRDPLLRAAYTAMQ; encoded by the coding sequence GTGCCCCATCGCGCATGGGCCGGACCCGCTCGCGCCGCATCCGCGCTGCTGCTGCTCCTCGGCGCGCTCGCCTGCTCGCCCGACGGCGGGCCCGCCGTCACGTCGCCGCGCGAGCGCGCCAGTCTGACCCAGGGAGTGGCGGCCAGCGCGACGCCCGGGGCGGCCTTCACCTGGACGTGCACCGCCGCCGGGCTCAAGCCGCGCCAGTGCGCGTTCGACGGGAGCACGAGCACCGCGAGCGCGACGGGCGTCGCGATCGTCTCGTACACGTGGACCTGGGGCGACGGTCGCTCCGAGACGAAGCAAGTGCCGACGACGAAGAACACATGGCCGAGCACCGGCGTGTACACGGTGACGCTCACCGTGACGGACGCGAAGGGACTGACCGGGTCCGTGTCGAAGCAGGTGCCCGTCGGCGTGGCCGCGCCGACGAATCAGCCGCCGACGGCCGCGATCTCCGCGCCGGCGAACAACGCCACGTTCGCGCAGGGCTCGACCGTGACGTTCACGGGCGCCGGGGCGGACCCCGAAGACGGCGTGCTGTCGGGCGCGTCGCTCGTGTGGACCAGCTCCCGGGACGGCCAGCTCGGCACCGGTGCGTCGCTCACGAAGACGACGCTCACCGTGGGCGCGCATACGATCACGCTGACTGCCACCGACTCGAAGGGCGCGACGGCCACCGCGACGCGGTCGATCACGATCACCGCCGCGCCACCGCCGCCCCCGCCGCCGAGCGGGCGGTGGATGACCGGCTACTACGCCGGCTACCAGCAGGCGGAGTACCCGGTGGCGAACGTCGACTTCTCGTACATCACGCACCTCATCGTCGCAGCGGCACAGCCGAACTTCAGCGGCGGGTTGGACACGCACTTCTACGTCGACCCGGTGAACGGGCCGATCATGGCGAAGGCGCTCACGACGCGCGCGCACGCGGCGGGGCGTAAGGCGATCATGATGATCGGCGGCGACGGCTGGCACGCGCAGCTCGTGAGCGCGACGTCGAGCGCGAACCGCACGAAGTTCATCACGAACCTCGTCGCCGCGATGAACGCCCTCGGCTTCGACGGCGTGGACGTCGACTGGGAGCCGATCGACGCGGCGGACAAGCCGCGCGTGCTGCAGCTGCTGAGGGACATCCGCGCGGCGAAGCCGAACGCGATCATCACGTTCCCGGTGGGGTGGCTCAACACGAACTTCCCCGGCGACGCCGACCCCTGGTACGCCCAGGTCGCCCCGCTCGTCGACCAGATGAACGTGATGAGCTACGAGATGGCCGACAACTGGGGCGGCTGGGTGAGCTGGCACTCCAGCGCGCTGTTCGGCAGCGCGGGCAACCGACCGAGCTCGGTCTCCAGCACGATCGCCATGTACCACGGGCTCGGCATCCCGCTCTCGAAGCTCGGAGCGGGGATCGGGGCGTACGGCTCGTGCTGGCAGGGGGTGAGCACCATGCTCACGAACATCGACAACACGCCGGCGACGGTCGTGGCGAGCGACAACGACATGAGCTTCACGAACATCATGACGCTGTACTACAAGGCGAGCGCGTATCGGTGGGACGCGACCGCGCAGGTCGGGTACCTCAGCTTCTCGTCGCCAACGGGGCCGGACCGTTGTACAATGGTGTCCTACGACGATCCGCAATCCGTTGCCGCCAAGGGCGCGTACGTGAAGAGCCAGGGTGTCGGCGGCGCGATGATGTGGACGATCAATCAGCAGTACCTGCCGAACGCCGCCGCCGGCCAGCGCGACCCCCTCCTCCGCGCGGCGTACACCGCCATGCAGTGA
- the epsD gene encoding exopolysaccharide biosynthesis glycosyltransferase EpsD, with protein MTTAPTPAVSVVIATYNRADSVARLLGELATQTIGPDRFEVVVVDDGSAEPVALQLEALGLPYVLRALTQPNAGPAAARHRALGQARGDLVVIVDDDMHVAPTFLAEHLAAHPPGTRRVVLGRIRIESAETQPLFERCHMYLFEKLERNVRAGRVALRGTNLYTGNVSFARAEYFAVGGFDPAFRLSEDAELGVRLDLAGCELAFADGATALSASDHRSTSAWMRRSAAYGVADMRVWQKHPQATWANPWRFLFLMNPASRPMLLASALAPRFGRALAWLAMGASLALATLGAERVAIAGATFVYGLQYFSGVGTHAGSLGGRVRSLARYVRARRAERDASRVMAARPELRSASR; from the coding sequence ATGACCACCGCCCCCACGCCGGCGGTGAGCGTCGTCATCGCGACGTACAACCGCGCCGACTCCGTCGCACGCCTCCTCGGCGAGCTCGCGACGCAGACGATCGGGCCCGACCGCTTCGAGGTCGTCGTCGTCGACGACGGATCCGCGGAGCCGGTCGCGCTGCAGCTCGAGGCGCTCGGGCTGCCGTACGTGCTGCGAGCGCTCACGCAGCCTAACGCGGGGCCGGCGGCGGCTCGCCACCGCGCGTTGGGGCAGGCGCGGGGCGATCTCGTCGTGATCGTCGACGACGACATGCATGTCGCACCGACGTTCCTCGCCGAACACCTCGCGGCCCATCCCCCCGGCACGCGGCGCGTGGTCCTCGGCCGCATCCGCATCGAGTCGGCGGAGACGCAGCCGCTGTTCGAGCGCTGCCACATGTACCTGTTCGAGAAGCTCGAGCGGAACGTGCGCGCCGGCCGCGTCGCGCTGCGCGGCACGAACCTCTATACCGGCAACGTCTCGTTCGCGCGCGCCGAGTACTTCGCCGTCGGCGGCTTCGACCCGGCGTTCCGGCTCTCCGAGGACGCGGAGCTCGGTGTGCGCCTCGACCTCGCCGGCTGCGAGCTCGCGTTCGCCGATGGCGCGACCGCGCTGAGCGCCTCGGACCACCGCAGCACGAGCGCGTGGATGCGCCGTTCCGCGGCGTACGGCGTGGCCGACATGCGCGTCTGGCAGAAGCACCCGCAGGCGACGTGGGCGAACCCGTGGCGCTTCCTGTTCCTCATGAATCCCGCGTCGCGCCCGATGCTGCTCGCCAGCGCGCTCGCGCCGCGCTTCGGGCGCGCGCTCGCGTGGCTCGCCATGGGCGCCTCGCTCGCCCTTGCCACACTCGGCGCGGAACGCGTGGCGATCGCGGGCGCCACGTTCGTCTACGGGCTCCAGTACTTCTCCGGCGTCGGTACGCACGCGGGGTCGTTGGGCGGCCGCGTGCGCTCGCTCGCGCGCTACGTGCGGGCACGGCGGGCGGAGCGCGATGCGTCGCGCGTGATGGCGGCGCGCCCGGAGCTGCGATCCGCGTCGCGCTGA
- a CDS encoding glycosyl hydrolase family 18 protein, giving the protein MPHRRVAAAVVRTSAHAVALTALVALAACGPDGHTLTAPTTSASAEKASRVLPSAPQSVQATAGDAQATVAWQPPTSSGTSALASYTVTSSPGGIKVTVTAPTTAATVTGLTNGTKYTFTVVATNASGSGPASSRSNAVTPKALTVPNAAPTATISAPTSGASVAQGASVTFTGAGTDPEDGTLSGASLVWTSSINGQIGTGASFSTTTLSAGTHTITLKATDSKGASVTTTRSITVVAPTTTAPAPAPSSRWVSGYYTGYQRDLYPETSVDFTYMTHVIVGAALPKSAGGVDTAFFVDNVNGPKMARNLTARAHQYGRKAIMMLGGDGFHSQLVSATSSTYRATFVANLVKVVNTLGFDGIDVDWEPVDDVDKPAVLQFLKDLRAAKPGIILTFPVGWVNTNFGADPWYAQLAPLVDQFNMMTYGMADNWGGWTSWHQAALSGEAGNHPSSIAGSAKAYIQAGVPAAKIGVGVGSYGSCWQGVSSMLASIDGTPATVTANDNDMSFANIMSLYYNSAAYRWDATAQAGYLSFASPTGPNQCTMISYEDARSVAAKGAYVKSAGLGGAIVWTIGEGHLPSAASGQQDPLLQALFGAMQ; this is encoded by the coding sequence GTGCCTCATCGTCGAGTCGCAGCAGCCGTCGTTCGCACATCTGCGCACGCCGTCGCGCTCACCGCGCTCGTCGCCCTGGCCGCGTGCGGCCCGGACGGCCACACGCTCACCGCGCCCACCACGTCGGCGAGCGCCGAGAAGGCGTCGCGCGTGCTGCCGTCCGCACCGCAGAGCGTGCAGGCGACGGCGGGGGACGCGCAGGCCACGGTCGCGTGGCAGCCGCCGACGAGCAGCGGCACGAGCGCGCTCGCGAGCTACACCGTGACGTCGTCGCCAGGCGGCATCAAGGTCACCGTGACGGCGCCGACGACCGCCGCCACCGTCACGGGGCTGACGAACGGCACCAAGTACACGTTCACCGTCGTCGCGACCAACGCGTCGGGCAGCGGGCCCGCGTCGTCGCGCTCGAACGCCGTGACGCCGAAGGCCCTGACGGTGCCTAACGCCGCGCCGACGGCGACGATCAGCGCGCCGACCAGCGGCGCGAGCGTCGCGCAGGGCGCGAGCGTGACGTTCACCGGCGCCGGCACGGATCCGGAGGACGGCACGCTCTCCGGTGCGTCGCTCGTCTGGACGAGCTCCATCAACGGGCAGATCGGCACCGGCGCGTCGTTCAGCACCACGACGCTCTCGGCGGGCACGCACACCATCACGCTGAAGGCGACCGACTCGAAGGGTGCGAGCGTCACGACGACGCGCTCCATCACGGTCGTCGCGCCGACCACCACCGCGCCGGCGCCGGCGCCGAGCAGCCGGTGGGTCAGCGGCTACTACACCGGGTACCAGCGCGATCTCTACCCCGAGACGAGCGTCGACTTCACGTACATGACGCACGTCATCGTCGGCGCTGCGCTGCCCAAGTCGGCGGGCGGCGTGGACACCGCGTTCTTCGTCGACAACGTGAACGGGCCGAAGATGGCGCGGAACCTCACGGCGCGTGCCCACCAGTACGGTCGCAAGGCGATCATGATGCTCGGCGGCGACGGCTTCCACAGCCAGCTCGTGAGCGCCACGTCGTCGACGTACCGGGCCACGTTCGTCGCGAACCTCGTGAAGGTCGTGAACACGCTCGGCTTCGACGGCATCGACGTGGACTGGGAGCCGGTGGACGACGTGGACAAGCCGGCCGTGCTGCAGTTCCTGAAGGACCTCCGCGCGGCGAAGCCCGGGATCATCCTCACGTTCCCGGTCGGCTGGGTGAACACGAACTTCGGCGCCGACCCGTGGTACGCGCAGCTCGCGCCGCTCGTCGACCAGTTCAACATGATGACGTACGGCATGGCCGATAACTGGGGCGGCTGGACGAGCTGGCACCAGGCCGCGCTGTCGGGCGAGGCGGGCAACCATCCGAGCTCCATCGCCGGGTCGGCGAAGGCGTACATCCAGGCCGGCGTGCCCGCGGCGAAGATCGGCGTCGGCGTCGGCTCCTACGGCTCCTGCTGGCAGGGCGTGAGCTCCATGCTCGCGTCCATCGACGGCACGCCGGCGACCGTGACGGCGAACGACAACGACATGAGCTTCGCGAACATCATGAGCCTGTACTACAACTCGGCCGCATACCGATGGGACGCGACCGCGCAGGCGGGCTACCTCAGCTTCGCGTCGCCGACGGGCCCGAATCAGTGCACGATGATCTCGTACGAGGACGCGCGCTCGGTCGCCGCGAAGGGCGCCTACGTGAAGAGCGCGGGACTCGGCGGCGCGATCGTGTGGACGATCGGCGAGGGGCATCTCCCGAGCGCGGCAAGTGGTCAGCAGGACCCGTTGCTGCAGGCGCTGTTCGGCGCGATGCAGTGA